In a single window of the Hippocampus zosterae strain Florida chromosome 6, ASM2543408v3, whole genome shotgun sequence genome:
- the LOC127602382 gene encoding guanine nucleotide-binding protein subunit alpha-14-like isoform X1 gives MGGCCMSSEARVRQQINNEIEKQLKRDKKNRRRELKLLLLGTGESGKSTFIKQMRIIHGGGYSEEDKRDYAKLVYQNIYTSMQAIIRAMETLHIPFHDTHNQVKREGSLPQTRHLDVSAVWQMSANTLLEVEVTKVNDLDQEHAAAIGRLWNDGGLQECFDRRREYQLSDSTKYYLTELDRISQPCYVPNLQDILRVRVPTTGIIEYPFDMESVIFRMVDVGGQRSERRKWIHCFEDVTSIMFLAALSEYDQVLVEADNENRMQESKALFRTIITYPWFQNSSVILFLNKKDLLEEKIMYSHLVDYFPQFSGPRHDASAAQEFILKMYQEQNPDKDKKVYPHFTCATDTENIRFVFAAVKDTILRQNLQVFNLL, from the exons ATGGGAGGATGCTGCATGTCGTCCGAGGCCCGGGTGAGGCAGCAGATCAACAATGAAATCGAGAAGCAGCTGAAGAGAGACAAGAAGAACCGCCGCCGGGAGCTCAAGCTGCTCCTCTTAG GCACAGGCGAGAGCGGTAAGAGCACCTTCATCAAGCAGATGAGGATCATCCACGGAGGAGGATACAGCGAGGAGGACAAGCGCGACTACGCTAAGCTGGTCTACCAGAACATCTACACCTCCATGCAGGCCATCATCCGAGCCATGGAGACCCTTCACATCCCCTTCCATGACACACACAATCAGGTAAAAAGGGAAGGCTCTCTGCCGCAAACACGTCATTTGGACGTCTCTGCTGTGTGGCAGATGAGTGCCAACACGCTGCTGGAGGTGGAGGTGACCAAGGTGAACGACCTTGATCAAGAGCACGCGGCAGCCATCGGGAGATTGTGGAATGACGGCGGGTTACAGGAGTGCTTCGATCGCCGCCGGGAATACCAGCTGTCTGACTCCACCAAGTA CTATCTCACCGAACTAGATCGCATCTCGCAGCCCTGCTATGTACCCAACCTCCAGGATATCCTGCGAGTCCGGGTTCCCACGACAGGCATTATCGAGTACCCCTTCGACATGGAGAGCGTCATCTTCAG GATGGTGGACGTGGGCGGTCAACGTTCTGAGCGGAGGAAGTGGATCCACTGCTTCGAGGATGTCACATCCATCATGTTCCTGGCGGCGCTCAGCGAGTACGACCAGGTTTTGGTGGAGGCCGACAATGAA AACCGCATGCAGGAGAGCAAAGCGCTGTTCAGGACAATCATCACGTACCCGTGGTTCCAGAACTCCTCCGTCATCCTGTTCCTCAACAAGAAGGACCTGCTCGAGGAGAAGATCATGTACTCTCATCTGGTCGATTACTTCCCACAATTCTCTG GGCCTCGTCACGATGCGTCGGCAGCTCAAGAGTTTATCCTCAAGATGTACCAGGAACAAAACCCAGATAAAGACAAGAAGGTCTACCCGCACTTCACCTGCGCCACTGACACGGAGAACATTCGCTTCGTGTTCGCCGCCGTCAAGGACACCATCCTCAGACAGAACCTTCAAGTCTTCAACCTGCTCTAA
- the LOC127602382 gene encoding guanine nucleotide-binding protein subunit alpha-14-like isoform X2, with the protein MGGCCMSSEARVRQQINNEIEKQLKRDKKNRRRELKLLLLGTGESGKSTFIKQMRIIHGGGYSEEDKRDYAKLVYQNIYTSMQAIIRAMETLHIPFHDTHNQMSANTLLEVEVTKVNDLDQEHAAAIGRLWNDGGLQECFDRRREYQLSDSTKYYLTELDRISQPCYVPNLQDILRVRVPTTGIIEYPFDMESVIFRMVDVGGQRSERRKWIHCFEDVTSIMFLAALSEYDQVLVEADNENRMQESKALFRTIITYPWFQNSSVILFLNKKDLLEEKIMYSHLVDYFPQFSGPRHDASAAQEFILKMYQEQNPDKDKKVYPHFTCATDTENIRFVFAAVKDTILRQNLQVFNLL; encoded by the exons ATGGGAGGATGCTGCATGTCGTCCGAGGCCCGGGTGAGGCAGCAGATCAACAATGAAATCGAGAAGCAGCTGAAGAGAGACAAGAAGAACCGCCGCCGGGAGCTCAAGCTGCTCCTCTTAG GCACAGGCGAGAGCGGTAAGAGCACCTTCATCAAGCAGATGAGGATCATCCACGGAGGAGGATACAGCGAGGAGGACAAGCGCGACTACGCTAAGCTGGTCTACCAGAACATCTACACCTCCATGCAGGCCATCATCCGAGCCATGGAGACCCTTCACATCCCCTTCCATGACACACACAATCAG ATGAGTGCCAACACGCTGCTGGAGGTGGAGGTGACCAAGGTGAACGACCTTGATCAAGAGCACGCGGCAGCCATCGGGAGATTGTGGAATGACGGCGGGTTACAGGAGTGCTTCGATCGCCGCCGGGAATACCAGCTGTCTGACTCCACCAAGTA CTATCTCACCGAACTAGATCGCATCTCGCAGCCCTGCTATGTACCCAACCTCCAGGATATCCTGCGAGTCCGGGTTCCCACGACAGGCATTATCGAGTACCCCTTCGACATGGAGAGCGTCATCTTCAG GATGGTGGACGTGGGCGGTCAACGTTCTGAGCGGAGGAAGTGGATCCACTGCTTCGAGGATGTCACATCCATCATGTTCCTGGCGGCGCTCAGCGAGTACGACCAGGTTTTGGTGGAGGCCGACAATGAA AACCGCATGCAGGAGAGCAAAGCGCTGTTCAGGACAATCATCACGTACCCGTGGTTCCAGAACTCCTCCGTCATCCTGTTCCTCAACAAGAAGGACCTGCTCGAGGAGAAGATCATGTACTCTCATCTGGTCGATTACTTCCCACAATTCTCTG GGCCTCGTCACGATGCGTCGGCAGCTCAAGAGTTTATCCTCAAGATGTACCAGGAACAAAACCCAGATAAAGACAAGAAGGTCTACCCGCACTTCACCTGCGCCACTGACACGGAGAACATTCGCTTCGTGTTCGCCGCCGTCAAGGACACCATCCTCAGACAGAACCTTCAAGTCTTCAACCTGCTCTAA
- the LOC127602382 gene encoding guanine nucleotide-binding protein G(q) subunit alpha-like isoform X3 — MAQNCVPGTGESGKSTFIKQMRIIHGGGYSEEDKRDYAKLVYQNIYTSMQAIIRAMETLHIPFHDTHNQVKREGSLPQTRHLDVSAVWQMSANTLLEVEVTKVNDLDQEHAAAIGRLWNDGGLQECFDRRREYQLSDSTKYYLTELDRISQPCYVPNLQDILRVRVPTTGIIEYPFDMESVIFRMVDVGGQRSERRKWIHCFEDVTSIMFLAALSEYDQVLVEADNENRMQESKALFRTIITYPWFQNSSVILFLNKKDLLEEKIMYSHLVDYFPQFSGPRHDASAAQEFILKMYQEQNPDKDKKVYPHFTCATDTENIRFVFAAVKDTILRQNLQVFNLL, encoded by the exons ATGGCCCAAAACTGTGTACCAGGCACAGGCGAGAGCGGTAAGAGCACCTTCATCAAGCAGATGAGGATCATCCACGGAGGAGGATACAGCGAGGAGGACAAGCGCGACTACGCTAAGCTGGTCTACCAGAACATCTACACCTCCATGCAGGCCATCATCCGAGCCATGGAGACCCTTCACATCCCCTTCCATGACACACACAATCAGGTAAAAAGGGAAGGCTCTCTGCCGCAAACACGTCATTTGGACGTCTCTGCTGTGTGGCAGATGAGTGCCAACACGCTGCTGGAGGTGGAGGTGACCAAGGTGAACGACCTTGATCAAGAGCACGCGGCAGCCATCGGGAGATTGTGGAATGACGGCGGGTTACAGGAGTGCTTCGATCGCCGCCGGGAATACCAGCTGTCTGACTCCACCAAGTA CTATCTCACCGAACTAGATCGCATCTCGCAGCCCTGCTATGTACCCAACCTCCAGGATATCCTGCGAGTCCGGGTTCCCACGACAGGCATTATCGAGTACCCCTTCGACATGGAGAGCGTCATCTTCAG GATGGTGGACGTGGGCGGTCAACGTTCTGAGCGGAGGAAGTGGATCCACTGCTTCGAGGATGTCACATCCATCATGTTCCTGGCGGCGCTCAGCGAGTACGACCAGGTTTTGGTGGAGGCCGACAATGAA AACCGCATGCAGGAGAGCAAAGCGCTGTTCAGGACAATCATCACGTACCCGTGGTTCCAGAACTCCTCCGTCATCCTGTTCCTCAACAAGAAGGACCTGCTCGAGGAGAAGATCATGTACTCTCATCTGGTCGATTACTTCCCACAATTCTCTG GGCCTCGTCACGATGCGTCGGCAGCTCAAGAGTTTATCCTCAAGATGTACCAGGAACAAAACCCAGATAAAGACAAGAAGGTCTACCCGCACTTCACCTGCGCCACTGACACGGAGAACATTCGCTTCGTGTTCGCCGCCGTCAAGGACACCATCCTCAGACAGAACCTTCAAGTCTTCAACCTGCTCTAA